A genomic stretch from Sporolituus thermophilus DSM 23256 includes:
- a CDS encoding sigma-54-dependent transcriptional regulator: protein MENQTSAVIHVLIIEDEDSFRSLLENRLDRKGYCITAAANGEEGLKAAREKSFDVALVDIRLPGMNGIQVLQALRQLQSPPEVLMMTGHGTIETAIEAMRQGAYHYLTKPLDLKELELVLAKALEKRRLADRVEGLNRALDRQTGEPEIVGNSPALLKVIDLTRKAASWDIPVLITGESGTGKELIAKALHHWSSRKGKPWIAINCGTLPSNLLESELFGHEKGAFSGAVASRVGLVEAAHEGTLFLDEIGELEVGLQAKLLRFLESGEYRRIGNNRLFKTNVRVVAATNKNLEEAIAAGQFREDLYYRLSGMILRLPPLRERRGDIPLLVQHFLKRRYPHRQPPIDPSVWERMEAYRFPGNVRELAHMVDRACMLYDGGMLSWHHFVGFCYDGVDRSRSHKPADSAFVYPPGMPLEEVRRRHILATLAMVGGNKAVAAEKLGIGLRTLYRYLEEWNLTGQDELT from the coding sequence ATGGAAAACCAAACGTCAGCAGTGATTCATGTATTGATCATAGAAGATGAGGATTCGTTTCGGTCGCTGCTGGAAAATAGACTTGATCGCAAAGGATATTGCATAACCGCTGCGGCCAACGGCGAGGAGGGTCTGAAAGCGGCCCGAGAAAAGTCGTTTGATGTGGCACTGGTTGACATTCGCCTTCCGGGCATGAACGGCATCCAGGTACTCCAAGCGCTGCGGCAACTGCAGTCGCCGCCGGAAGTACTCATGATGACCGGCCATGGCACCATTGAAACAGCCATTGAGGCTATGCGCCAAGGAGCATACCATTATCTGACCAAACCTTTGGATTTAAAAGAATTGGAACTGGTGTTGGCAAAAGCTTTGGAAAAACGCCGCCTTGCCGATCGGGTGGAAGGATTGAACCGGGCACTGGACCGGCAGACAGGCGAGCCGGAAATAGTGGGAAACAGTCCGGCCCTGCTAAAGGTGATTGACTTGACGCGCAAAGCGGCCTCATGGGATATACCGGTTCTGATTACCGGTGAAAGCGGCACCGGTAAGGAATTGATAGCCAAAGCACTTCATCATTGGAGCAGCCGGAAGGGGAAGCCGTGGATAGCCATTAACTGCGGGACTTTACCAAGTAACTTGCTGGAAAGCGAACTGTTCGGCCATGAAAAAGGTGCCTTTTCCGGTGCTGTCGCTTCCCGCGTGGGACTGGTGGAAGCGGCTCACGAGGGCACGTTATTTTTGGATGAAATTGGTGAATTGGAGGTTGGCCTGCAGGCCAAACTGCTGCGGTTTTTAGAGTCCGGCGAATACCGACGGATCGGCAATAACCGATTATTTAAAACTAATGTTCGCGTTGTAGCCGCCACAAACAAGAATTTGGAGGAAGCCATTGCTGCCGGCCAATTCCGGGAGGATCTCTATTACCGCCTTAGCGGCATGATTCTGCGTTTACCGCCTTTACGGGAAAGACGGGGCGATATACCCCTCTTAGTTCAACACTTCCTGAAACGCCGCTATCCGCATCGCCAGCCGCCCATCGATCCGTCGGTCTGGGAACGGATGGAGGCATACCGCTTTCCGGGCAATGTGCGGGAACTGGCCCACATGGTAGACAGGGCGTGTATGTTGTATGACGGCGGGATGCTTAGCTGGCACCATTTCGTTGGCTTCTGCTACGATGGAGTTGACCGTTCCCGTAGTCACAAACCCGCTGATTCGGCCTTTGTCTATCCGCCGGGGATGCCGCTGGAAGAGGTGCGGCGGAGGCACATCTTAGCAACCTTGGCCATGGTAGGGGGCAATAAAGCTGTGGCAGCAGAAAAACTTGGCATTGGACTCCGAACCTTATACCGGTATCTGGAAGAATGGAATTTGACAGGGCAGGATGAACTAACGTAA
- a CDS encoding sensor histidine kinase — MTKIGTRVLTYGLFMAWMPLILIGLFVIFTIGPRLEAGVAEKAAASARVKADVVNELLMGVDNHLQAVAMTSHERLFTMDAESRQALFYDLLKTNPLLEEVYLLDRKGNSIAWVSRWRPTGSGQPEKAVVKPEKKSSFITNVHRESDGRLTSMICTPIRSTGWQETIGYLGGKVRLRGVADLALTGNAQGRENSFIVDETGQLVGHEDFSQVLSGVDVRKSLAVQEFMQTLRREETPAAERTAMVGETTAKRYVNYQGADVLGAYVPVGSWGWAVVVEKERDEALKPVRDWMVRFYFVGLFLSLSAVGISYIIANKITKPIRELEQGVNKIARGEWDHDLPGGGDDEVGYLVSAFNRMLKEQRQKKELEERLVQMDKMAALGTVAASVAHEINNPLAVISGYSEDMLDRLREGDNDALLADGERYLSIICDQTKRCKNIIRMWLDTARLPQAESEPVNVVETVEAVRELLLYRAQKKGITLQKCLITNGAGVLPVVIASRGQLQQVLLNLLINALDACGEGDRVEIQIEVRDQECFLRIIDSGVGIPKENLSRIGQSFFTTKPPGQGTGLGIYIVNELVKGWGGRLEIFSEGEGKGTVVTLRLPLANNGREQHGKPNVSSDSCIDHRR, encoded by the coding sequence ATGACTAAGATTGGAACCAGAGTATTAACATACGGGTTGTTTATGGCATGGATGCCGCTCATTTTAATTGGCCTCTTTGTCATCTTTACCATCGGCCCCAGACTGGAAGCGGGAGTCGCCGAAAAAGCGGCAGCGAGCGCTCGTGTCAAAGCCGATGTGGTGAATGAACTGCTGATGGGAGTAGACAATCATCTGCAGGCTGTCGCAATGACCTCCCATGAGCGGCTGTTTACCATGGATGCCGAAAGCCGTCAAGCTTTGTTTTATGACCTGTTAAAAACAAATCCCCTGCTGGAAGAGGTGTATTTGCTGGACCGAAAAGGCAATTCAATTGCCTGGGTATCTCGGTGGCGGCCGACCGGGTCGGGCCAGCCGGAAAAAGCAGTAGTCAAACCGGAAAAAAAGAGTTCTTTTATTACCAATGTTCACAGGGAAAGTGACGGTAGGCTCACATCGATGATTTGCACACCCATTCGTTCCACCGGCTGGCAGGAGACCATCGGTTACTTGGGCGGCAAGGTGCGCTTGAGAGGTGTGGCCGACTTGGCCTTAACCGGTAATGCGCAGGGACGGGAAAACAGTTTTATTGTTGATGAAACAGGTCAACTGGTTGGACATGAAGATTTTAGTCAAGTATTGAGCGGCGTCGATGTCCGGAAAAGTTTAGCGGTGCAAGAGTTCATGCAAACCTTACGCCGTGAGGAAACACCGGCAGCGGAAAGAACGGCAATGGTCGGCGAAACAACAGCCAAACGATACGTGAATTATCAAGGTGCTGATGTGTTAGGTGCCTATGTTCCTGTTGGCAGCTGGGGATGGGCTGTAGTGGTAGAGAAAGAGCGGGATGAGGCGTTAAAACCGGTTAGGGATTGGATGGTGCGATTCTATTTTGTAGGCCTTTTTTTATCCTTATCGGCGGTTGGTATCAGTTATATTATTGCTAACAAAATTACCAAGCCCATTCGTGAATTAGAGCAAGGCGTAAACAAAATAGCCCGGGGAGAATGGGATCATGACCTTCCGGGCGGCGGTGATGACGAAGTCGGCTATCTTGTTAGTGCCTTTAACCGGATGTTAAAAGAGCAACGGCAGAAAAAAGAATTGGAGGAACGGCTGGTCCAAATGGACAAAATGGCAGCCCTGGGAACGGTCGCTGCCAGTGTGGCCCATGAAATAAACAATCCGCTTGCCGTTATTTCCGGATATAGTGAGGATATGCTCGACCGGCTGAGAGAAGGAGACAATGACGCGCTGCTTGCCGATGGCGAAAGATATCTTTCCATTATTTGCGACCAGACGAAACGGTGCAAAAACATAATTCGGATGTGGCTCGATACGGCGCGTTTGCCTCAAGCCGAAAGTGAACCTGTCAATGTTGTGGAGACGGTTGAGGCTGTCCGGGAATTGCTCCTGTATCGTGCTCAAAAGAAGGGCATTACCCTGCAAAAATGCCTAATAACGAATGGCGCCGGCGTTCTGCCGGTAGTCATAGCCAGTCGGGGACAGTTGCAGCAGGTATTGCTCAATTTGCTTATTAACGCGCTGGATGCTTGTGGCGAAGGCGACCGGGTCGAAATTCAGATCGAAGTAAGGGACCAAGAGTGTTTTCTGCGTATCATTGACTCCGGTGTGGGCATCCCAAAAGAAAACCTGTCCCGTATCGGCCAATCCTTTTTTACGACAAAACCGCCCGGACAAGGAACGGGGTTAGGAATTTATATCGTTAATGAGCTGGTGAAAGGCTGGGGAGGCAGGCTAGAGATTTTCAGTGAGGGAGAAGGCAAAGGGACGGTGGTCACCTTACGGCTTCCCCTCGCAAATAACGGGAGAGAACAGCATGGAAAACCAAACGTCAGCAGTGATTCATGTATTGATCATAGAAGATGA